A single region of the Lycium barbarum isolate Lr01 chromosome 2, ASM1917538v2, whole genome shotgun sequence genome encodes:
- the LOC132628243 gene encoding RING-H2 finger protein ATL8-like: protein MSSTDPSHIPTVGGGIKPSTSPYPATPSTRIGNVDSDFVVILAALLCALICVLGLVAVARCAWIRRISARATGNATSSAPANKGLKKKVLKSLPKFSYTAEHAVKFSECPICLTEFGVGDEIRVLPQCGHGFHVGCIDTWLGSHSSCPSCRQILVVTRCHKCGELPARTTGAEPERGLPTNYHVNAFLP, encoded by the coding sequence ATGAGTAGTACTGATCCTTCACATATCCCCACCGTCGGCGGTGGAATTAAACCGTCCACGTCACCATATCCGGCGACTCCATCAACACGTATCGGTAACGTTGATTCTGATTTCGTCGTCATCCTTGCTGCTCTCCTTTGCGCTCTCATTTGCGTTCTCGGCCTTGTAGCTGTTGCTCGTTGCGCTTGGATCCGTCGGATCTCCGCTAGAGCTACCGGAAATGCCACGTCATCAGCTCCGGCGAATAAAGGCTTGAAGAAGAAGGTTCTCAAATCGCTTCCGAAATTCAGTTATACAGCTGAACATGCCGTTAAATTCTCTGAATGTCCGATTTGTTTGACGGAATTTGGAGTCGGAGATGAGATTCGTGTGTTGCCGCAGTGCGGACATGGTTTTCATGTAGGATGTATTGATACGTGGTTAGGTTCGCATTCGTCGTGTCCTTCTTGTAGGCAGATCTTAGTTGTTACGAGATGTCATAAGTGCGGTGAGTTGCCGGCGAGAACTACCGGAGCTG